One window from the genome of Diorhabda sublineata isolate icDioSubl1.1 chromosome 10, icDioSubl1.1, whole genome shotgun sequence encodes:
- the LOC130449754 gene encoding uncharacterized protein LOC130449754, with protein MTLLSHILTPRGNDISNVPDFPAEEWYTEHFRESQYLLQVVKCDDQQCCSPRRSSLHVLLHDLFLLPPYSIQVNGHPAIPDPEQHDGKTFAPFLIRHCLPIQPLHTFTSMPYDLYCPNLGHDIEKRCCNTCGI; from the exons ATGACTCTTTTGAGTCACATCTTGACTCCACG CGGAAACGACATTTCTAATGTTCCAGATTTTCCAGCTGAAGAATGGTACACCGAGCATTTTAGAGAGAGTCAATATTTACTTCAG gttGTAAAATGCGATGATCAGCAGTGCTGCAGTCCGCGTCGGAGTTCTTTACATGTACTTCTACatgatctttttttattacctCCATATTCCATTCAAGTTAATGGACATCCGGCGATTCCGGATCCTGAACAGCATGATGGAAAAACATTTGCACCATTCTTAATTCGCCACTGCCTACCTATTCAACCATTACACACCTTCACAAGCATGCCTTATGACCTCTATTGTCCAAATTTAGGTCACGATATAGAAAAGAGATGCTGCAATACATGTGGTATCTAA